The Microbacterium luteum genome includes a region encoding these proteins:
- the pheS gene encoding phenylalanine--tRNA ligase subunit alpha gives MSDEVAPEITPEAVEAAVTAALSAIAEAPDSAELKAVRAAHAGEGSPLARLNARMRDVPKDKKAEFGKLVGQARGQVSQALAARETEIVEAETAARLEAERVDITALAHRARIGARHPLTLLQEEISDIFVGMGWEIAEGPELEHEWFNFDALNIAPDHPSRQMQDSFYVDPLERHLVMRTHTSPVQMRSMLERDIPIYVLSPGRVYRADEFDATHLPVFSQFEGLVIDRGITMAHLKGTLDHIARVLFGSEAKTRMRANYFPFTEPSAEFDLWHPTFTGGARWIEWGGCGMVNPNVLRAAGIDPEEYSGFAFGMGFERTLMFRSDVKDMRDMAEGDVRFSEQFGMVV, from the coding sequence AGGCCGCGGTGACCGCCGCGCTGTCCGCCATCGCCGAGGCTCCCGACTCCGCAGAGCTGAAGGCGGTGCGCGCCGCGCACGCGGGCGAAGGCTCGCCCCTGGCGCGGCTGAACGCACGAATGCGCGATGTGCCCAAGGACAAGAAGGCGGAGTTCGGCAAGCTCGTCGGTCAGGCTCGCGGACAGGTCTCGCAGGCGCTCGCCGCACGAGAGACCGAGATCGTCGAAGCCGAGACCGCGGCGCGCCTGGAGGCCGAGCGCGTCGACATCACGGCCCTCGCGCATCGCGCGCGCATCGGCGCGCGCCATCCGCTGACCCTGCTCCAGGAGGAGATCTCCGACATCTTCGTGGGCATGGGGTGGGAGATCGCCGAAGGACCCGAGCTCGAGCACGAGTGGTTCAACTTCGACGCGCTGAACATCGCACCGGATCACCCGTCGCGGCAGATGCAGGACTCCTTCTACGTCGACCCCCTCGAGCGGCACCTCGTGATGCGAACCCACACCAGCCCGGTGCAGATGCGGTCGATGCTCGAACGCGACATCCCGATCTACGTGCTCTCCCCGGGGCGCGTCTACCGTGCCGACGAGTTCGATGCCACGCACCTTCCCGTCTTCTCGCAGTTCGAGGGACTGGTCATCGACCGCGGCATCACGATGGCGCACCTCAAGGGAACGCTCGACCACATCGCACGCGTGCTGTTCGGCAGTGAGGCCAAGACGCGCATGCGCGCCAACTACTTCCCGTTCACCGAACCGTCCGCCGAGTTCGACCTCTGGCACCCGACCTTCACCGGCGGCGCCCGATGGATCGAATGGGGGGGATGCGGAATGGTCAACCCGAACGTGCTGCGTGCGGCCGGGATCGACCCGGAGGAGTACTCGGGCTTCGCCTTCGGCATGGGCTTCGAGCGGACCCTCATGTTCCGCAGCGACGTGAAGGACATGCGCGACATGGCCGAGGGCGATGTGCGCTTCAGCGAGCAGTTCGGAATGGTGGTCTGA
- the pheT gene encoding phenylalanine--tRNA ligase subunit beta codes for MRVPLSWLREYVDVAAESTPEDVLAALVAVGFEEEDVHRFELSGPIVVGEVLEFVEEPQKNGKTIRWCQVDVGDGVRGIVCGAGNFFAGDKVVVTLPGSVLPGPFPIAARKTYGHVSDGMIASAKELGLGEESDGILRLVEIGIDAPAGTDAIGLLGLDDVAVEINVTPDRGYALSLRGVAREYSHATGAVFRDPAARDAADVRIDRHEFSVAVDDRAPVRGRVGATEFVARVVRDLDPTKPTPSWMIARLTLAGVRSLGILIDITNYVMLELGTPIHGYDLDALTGGITVRRATAGEKLQTLDGKLRDLDVEDLLITDESGPIGLAGVMGGGTTEMGASTRNVLVEAAVFEPITIARTARRHKLPSEASRRFERGVDPGLPYVAAQRVVDLMVELAGGTDERVGGAVGSDLVRTSIDLPTGFVAGLIGVEYSDDEIVASLEMIGCAVAATEQGWTVVAPTWRPDLTDTWTLAEEVARITGYDRIPSEVPVPPSGRGLTAAQRGRRRVSNALAAAGYVETPSFPFTTEEQNDLHGSASGEHLPSIRLANPLDGQAPFLRRSLVPGLVQVAHRNVSRGLTDLALYESGTVFLPRSGVVYGTPHVPPPAVRPSAATLAELDDAIPPQRRHVAVLLTGSLIAKQPGEPARAADLADALDAVRTVGLAAGVDIRVTQGTRAALHPGRTGTLDVRGETVGYVGELLPDVAAAADLPGRVVVAEVDLDLVLELAGDRVVVGSLSTYPAATQDVSLVVSADVPAADVASALREGAGELLEHLHLVDDYRGAGIEHGRKSLTFAMRFRAADRTLTAAEATEAKLAGVTMAGRRHGAVIRD; via the coding sequence ATGCGCGTCCCCCTGTCATGGCTGCGTGAGTACGTCGACGTCGCCGCCGAGTCCACGCCCGAGGACGTTCTCGCGGCTCTGGTCGCCGTCGGGTTCGAGGAGGAGGACGTGCATCGGTTCGAGCTCTCCGGACCCATCGTCGTCGGCGAGGTGCTGGAGTTCGTCGAGGAGCCGCAGAAGAACGGCAAGACCATCCGCTGGTGCCAGGTCGACGTCGGCGACGGCGTGCGCGGGATCGTGTGCGGTGCGGGCAACTTCTTCGCCGGTGACAAGGTCGTCGTGACCCTCCCCGGATCCGTCCTGCCTGGCCCCTTCCCGATCGCCGCGCGCAAGACCTACGGTCACGTGTCGGACGGCATGATCGCGTCGGCGAAGGAGCTCGGCCTCGGCGAGGAGAGCGACGGCATCCTGCGCCTGGTCGAGATCGGCATCGACGCGCCCGCAGGCACCGACGCGATCGGTCTGCTCGGCCTCGACGACGTCGCCGTGGAGATCAACGTCACCCCCGACCGCGGCTACGCGCTGTCCCTTCGCGGCGTGGCGCGGGAGTATTCGCACGCGACCGGCGCGGTGTTCCGCGACCCGGCGGCACGCGATGCCGCCGACGTGCGCATCGATCGACACGAGTTCTCCGTGGCCGTCGACGACCGCGCACCGGTTCGGGGGCGCGTGGGAGCGACGGAATTCGTCGCTCGCGTCGTGCGCGACCTCGACCCCACCAAGCCCACCCCGTCGTGGATGATCGCCCGGCTCACGCTTGCGGGCGTGCGTTCGCTCGGCATCCTCATCGACATCACCAACTACGTGATGCTGGAGCTCGGCACGCCGATCCACGGCTACGACCTCGATGCGCTCACCGGCGGCATCACCGTGCGCCGTGCGACTGCGGGGGAGAAGCTGCAGACCCTCGACGGCAAGCTGCGTGACCTCGATGTCGAGGATCTCCTCATCACCGATGAGTCCGGACCCATCGGCCTCGCCGGCGTCATGGGCGGCGGAACCACGGAGATGGGCGCCTCGACGCGCAATGTGCTCGTCGAGGCCGCCGTGTTCGAGCCGATCACGATCGCGCGCACGGCGCGACGGCACAAGCTTCCCAGCGAGGCGTCGCGGCGCTTCGAGCGCGGCGTCGACCCCGGCCTGCCCTATGTGGCAGCCCAGCGGGTGGTGGACCTCATGGTCGAACTCGCGGGCGGCACCGACGAGCGCGTCGGCGGGGCCGTGGGCTCGGACCTGGTCCGCACCTCCATCGACCTGCCGACCGGCTTCGTCGCGGGGCTCATCGGGGTCGAGTACTCGGACGACGAGATCGTCGCCTCGCTCGAGATGATCGGATGCGCCGTCGCCGCCACCGAGCAGGGGTGGACCGTCGTCGCGCCCACATGGCGTCCCGACCTCACCGACACCTGGACGCTCGCCGAGGAGGTCGCCCGGATCACCGGATACGACCGGATTCCGTCGGAAGTGCCGGTGCCGCCGTCCGGCCGGGGCCTCACGGCGGCGCAGCGCGGTCGTCGCCGCGTGTCGAACGCGCTCGCCGCGGCCGGCTACGTCGAGACGCCCTCGTTCCCGTTCACCACCGAGGAGCAGAACGACCTGCACGGCTCGGCGAGCGGTGAGCACCTGCCCAGCATCCGCCTGGCGAATCCGCTGGACGGTCAGGCGCCGTTCCTGCGACGTTCGCTCGTTCCGGGCCTCGTGCAGGTCGCGCACCGGAACGTGTCGCGCGGACTCACCGACCTCGCGCTCTACGAGTCCGGGACCGTCTTCCTCCCTCGTTCCGGGGTGGTCTACGGCACGCCGCACGTTCCGCCTCCCGCGGTGCGTCCGTCGGCGGCGACCCTCGCGGAACTCGATGACGCGATCCCGCCGCAGCGCCGTCACGTCGCGGTGCTGCTCACCGGCTCTCTGATCGCCAAGCAGCCGGGGGAGCCGGCACGTGCCGCTGACCTCGCCGACGCCCTCGACGCCGTGCGAACGGTAGGGCTGGCGGCCGGTGTCGACATCCGCGTGACGCAGGGAACGCGCGCGGCGTTGCATCCCGGACGCACCGGAACGCTCGACGTGCGAGGGGAGACCGTCGGCTATGTCGGCGAGCTGCTGCCGGACGTCGCCGCAGCCGCGGATCTGCCCGGCCGTGTGGTGGTCGCCGAGGTCGACCTCGACCTCGTGCTCGAACTCGCGGGCGATCGTGTGGTCGTCGGGTCGCTGTCGACGTATCCCGCTGCCACGCAGGATGTCTCCCTCGTCGTCTCCGCCGATGTGCCGGCGGCGGATGTGGCCTCGGCGCTGAGGGAAGGGGCAGGGGAGCTTCTCGAGCACCTCCACCTCGTCGACGACTACCGGGGCGCGGGAATCGAGCACGGACGCAAGAGCCTGACCTTCGCGATGCGCTTCCGGGCGGCCGACCGCACCCTGACGGCGGCGGAGGCGACCGAGGCGAAGCTCGCCGGAGTGACGATGGCAGGCCGCCGTCACGGCGCCGTCATCCGCGACTGA
- the argC gene encoding N-acetyl-gamma-glutamyl-phosphate reductase: MTYSVAVSGASGYAGGEILRLLAAHPDVEIRTVTAHSTAGQPLVQHQPHLRSLAHLTIQQTTPEVLAGHDVVVLALPHGQSGQYTDALAETPLVIDAGADHRLASRDAWNAFYGGDFHEPWTYGVPELIVDGGKQRDRLVDATRIAAPGCNASTVSLSLAPGVAAGVIDPSDIVSVLAVGPSGAGKAMKTNLLAAEILGTANPYAVGGTHRHIPEIRQALTAAMSENRADVGGIAPNSPTSGSISDDRAVGISFTPVLVPMARGILATSTAPIAPGVTDARIRDAWEEAYADETFVQLLPAGSFPRTADVIGANTALIGLAVDRAANRVVVITAVDNLVKGTAGAAVQSMNIALGLPEDRALTVNGVAP, translated from the coding sequence ATGACCTATTCGGTCGCCGTCTCCGGCGCATCCGGCTATGCCGGCGGTGAGATCCTCCGGCTCCTGGCCGCCCATCCCGACGTGGAGATCCGCACCGTGACGGCGCATTCGACCGCGGGGCAGCCTCTGGTCCAGCACCAGCCGCACCTGCGCTCGCTGGCGCATCTGACGATCCAGCAGACGACCCCCGAGGTGCTCGCCGGGCATGACGTCGTCGTCCTGGCATTGCCCCATGGGCAGTCGGGACAGTACACGGATGCGCTCGCGGAGACGCCGCTGGTGATCGACGCGGGCGCTGACCATCGACTCGCCTCGAGGGATGCGTGGAACGCCTTCTACGGGGGCGATTTCCATGAGCCGTGGACCTATGGCGTGCCGGAGCTGATCGTCGACGGCGGAAAGCAGCGCGACCGGCTCGTCGACGCGACCCGCATCGCCGCACCCGGCTGCAACGCGTCGACCGTGAGCCTGAGCCTCGCGCCGGGTGTCGCGGCCGGGGTCATCGATCCGTCCGACATCGTGAGCGTGCTCGCCGTCGGACCGTCGGGAGCGGGCAAGGCGATGAAGACGAATCTGCTGGCGGCGGAGATCCTGGGCACGGCGAACCCGTATGCCGTCGGCGGCACGCACCGCCACATCCCGGAGATCCGGCAGGCGCTGACCGCGGCGATGTCGGAGAATCGCGCTGATGTCGGAGGGATCGCGCCGAATTCTCCGACATCGGGCTCGATCTCCGACGATCGCGCCGTCGGCATCTCCTTCACGCCCGTCCTCGTGCCGATGGCGCGCGGGATCCTCGCCACCTCGACGGCGCCGATCGCGCCGGGCGTGACGGATGCGCGGATCCGCGACGCGTGGGAAGAGGCCTACGCGGACGAGACCTTCGTCCAGCTGCTGCCCGCCGGCTCCTTCCCCCGCACGGCCGATGTCATCGGCGCGAACACGGCGCTGATCGGCCTCGCGGTCGATCGCGCGGCCAACCGCGTGGTGGTCATCACCGCGGTGGACAACCTCGTCAAGGGCACCGCCGGTGCCGCTGTCCAGTCCATGAACATCGCGCTCGGACTCCCCGAGGACCGAGCCCTCACCGTGAACGGAGTGGCACCGTGA